In Acidaminococcus fermentans DSM 20731, one genomic interval encodes:
- the pxpB gene encoding 5-oxoprolinase subunit PxpB has translation MEKAAEYLQAAQIRPVGEGALMVSFGSTIDPEILRCARALVTELEQHPFPGLLEFEASYTGVTVFYDPLVLARESSLPEDHWLSKGYREAAARVKTLLEGIRFTAEAERDKIRIPVCYGGEYGPDLEEVAEYHHLTPEEVVKIHTGGDYLVYMIGFAPGFPYVGGLPPEIATPRKKTPRLVIPAGSVGIAGSQTGAYPLETPGGWQLIGRTPLALFRPWDLEHPSLLQAGDRLEFVSITPEEYKELAAKEKEGAQK, from the coding sequence ATGGAAAAAGCTGCAGAATATTTACAGGCAGCCCAGATCCGTCCGGTGGGAGAAGGAGCCCTGATGGTCTCTTTCGGCAGTACCATCGATCCGGAGATCCTGCGCTGCGCCCGGGCACTGGTTACAGAACTGGAACAGCATCCGTTTCCGGGACTCCTGGAATTTGAAGCTTCCTATACCGGGGTGACGGTGTTCTACGATCCCCTGGTGCTGGCCCGGGAATCTTCCCTGCCGGAAGATCACTGGCTGTCCAAAGGATATCGGGAAGCGGCGGCCCGGGTAAAGACCCTGCTGGAAGGGATCCGGTTCACTGCGGAAGCGGAACGGGACAAGATCCGGATCCCGGTGTGCTACGGAGGTGAATACGGACCGGATCTGGAAGAAGTGGCGGAGTATCATCACCTGACCCCGGAAGAAGTGGTGAAAATCCACACCGGCGGGGATTATCTGGTGTACATGATCGGATTTGCTCCGGGCTTCCCCTATGTGGGAGGACTGCCGCCGGAAATCGCCACCCCTCGGAAGAAAACTCCCCGGCTGGTGATCCCGGCCGGATCCGTAGGTATTGCCGGGTCCCAGACCGGGGCCTACCCTCTGGAAACCCCCGGAGGCTGGCAGCTGATCGGCCGGACGCCCCTGGCCCTGTTCCGGCCCTGGGATCTGGAACACCCCAGCCTGCTCCAGGCCGGGGACCGTCTGGAATTTGTCAGCATCACTCCGGAAGAATATAAGGAACTGGCAGCGAAAGAGAAGGAAGGTGCCCAAAAATGA
- a CDS encoding M20 family metallopeptidase, with the protein MTFAVKDYLKDLETLVNMDSFSTCPEGTARVADWIRRRLDGAGWQTELISVGDQVGPCLKAVWGNPDHYDVILLGHMDTVFPMGTVKDRPFSIEGDHYKGPGSADMKCGDLFMVYLAEAVSRKNLQGNLCLLFNPDEEISSRYSRPVIEREARKAAHALIMESARPNGDLVNQRKGICKYTLTFEGIASHAGVNPDKGASAINEFIRWGEKIIPLADRAAGTTVNIGLVQGGTAANVVPAQCRCVIDVRIEKNSEGDRIDRAIRELEAHPFDPRVKVRVEGGVARPPMMPSEKTLAFCRLAEEVGRKEGVSFQWQAAGGGSDGNFTSALGIPTLDGLGPVGGNGHAVTEYGVISSLEPRFRFLKALVEAVLRK; encoded by the coding sequence ATGACTTTTGCTGTGAAGGACTATTTGAAAGATCTGGAAACCCTGGTGAACATGGACAGTTTCAGCACCTGTCCGGAAGGCACGGCCCGGGTGGCGGACTGGATCCGCCGGCGGCTTGATGGGGCCGGCTGGCAGACAGAACTGATTTCCGTGGGGGACCAGGTGGGGCCCTGCCTGAAGGCCGTGTGGGGAAATCCGGACCATTATGACGTGATCCTCCTGGGCCACATGGATACGGTGTTCCCCATGGGGACCGTGAAGGACCGTCCCTTTTCCATCGAAGGGGACCATTACAAAGGCCCCGGTTCCGCGGACATGAAATGCGGAGACCTGTTCATGGTGTATCTGGCGGAAGCCGTCAGCCGGAAAAACCTCCAGGGGAACCTCTGCCTGCTGTTCAACCCGGATGAGGAAATCAGCTCCCGGTACTCCCGGCCGGTGATTGAACGGGAAGCCCGGAAGGCCGCCCATGCCCTGATCATGGAAAGCGCCCGGCCCAACGGGGATTTGGTGAACCAGCGGAAGGGAATCTGCAAGTACACCCTGACCTTTGAAGGCATCGCCTCCCATGCCGGGGTGAATCCGGACAAGGGGGCCAGCGCCATCAACGAATTCATCCGCTGGGGAGAAAAAATCATTCCTCTGGCAGACCGGGCAGCCGGGACCACGGTGAACATCGGTCTGGTCCAGGGAGGCACTGCTGCCAATGTGGTGCCGGCCCAGTGCCGGTGCGTCATCGATGTGCGGATTGAAAAAAACAGCGAAGGAGATCGGATCGACCGGGCCATCCGGGAGCTGGAAGCCCATCCCTTCGATCCCCGGGTGAAGGTCCGGGTGGAAGGAGGGGTGGCCCGGCCGCCCATGATGCCTTCTGAAAAGACGCTGGCTTTCTGCCGTCTGGCGGAAGAAGTGGGCCGGAAAGAAGGGGTGTCCTTCCAGTGGCAGGCCGCCGGCGGGGGCAGCGACGGCAACTTTACCTCCGCCCTGGGCATTCCCACCCTGGATGGACTGGGCCCTGTGGGCGGCAACGGCCATGCAGTGACGGAATATGGGGTGATCAGCAGCCTGGAGCCCCGGTTCCGGTTCCTGAAGGCCCTGGTGGAAGCGGTGCTCAGAAAATGA
- a CDS encoding transcription repressor NadR: MDNQMRREKLYEMLENAEEPLTGVVLSKALNVTRQIIVSDVALLRSSGKKIISTARGYQLAGEAQEKGFHQEIHCQSRAMDDGELEAELNVVVDNGGIVHGLVLSHEVYGVIQVPMKLYSRRDVRQYMDRLREEKGPLIVTLTQGRHTLLVETRNDEDMDALEEGLKELGVLE; this comes from the coding sequence ATGGACAATCAGATGAGAAGAGAAAAACTGTATGAGATGCTGGAAAATGCGGAAGAACCCCTGACCGGAGTGGTTCTGTCCAAAGCCCTGAATGTGACAAGGCAGATTATTGTAAGCGATGTGGCCCTGCTCCGGAGCAGCGGGAAAAAAATCATTTCCACTGCCCGGGGGTATCAGCTGGCAGGAGAAGCACAGGAAAAAGGGTTCCATCAGGAAATCCACTGCCAGAGCCGGGCCATGGATGACGGAGAACTGGAAGCCGAACTGAATGTGGTGGTGGACAATGGGGGCATCGTCCATGGTCTGGTCCTGTCCCATGAGGTCTACGGGGTGATCCAGGTGCCCATGAAACTGTACAGCCGGCGGGATGTGCGGCAGTACATGGACCGGCTCCGGGAAGAAAAAGGTCCTCTGATCGTAACACTGACCCAGGGCCGTCATACCCTGCTGGTGGAAACCCGGAATGACGAGGATATGGATGCCCTGGAAGAGGGATTGAAGGAACTGGGGGTGTTGGAATAA
- the pxpA gene encoding 5-oxoprolinase subunit PxpA — protein sequence MMKIDLNSDLGESFGAYKIGMDDKVLPLVTSANIACGFHAGDPSVMKKTVDLAVKSGAALGAHPGYPDLVGFGRRKMAVSPADVYAMVVYQVGALSAFAKAAGTRLQHVKPHGAMYNMAAKDPALAEAIAQAIYDVDPEIILFALAGSESVKAAEKIGLKVASEVFADRSYQEDGSLTPRTQPGAMITDEDASIAQVLSMVLKGQVTTLSGKVIPVKADTICVHGDGEKALLFTQKIRKALQENGVEIAAAGTFLK from the coding sequence ATTATGAAAATTGATTTAAACTCTGATCTGGGAGAAAGTTTCGGCGCCTACAAAATCGGCATGGATGACAAGGTCCTGCCGCTGGTGACTTCCGCCAACATTGCCTGCGGATTCCATGCAGGGGATCCTTCCGTGATGAAAAAGACGGTGGATCTGGCGGTAAAGAGCGGCGCAGCCCTGGGGGCTCATCCCGGATACCCGGACCTGGTGGGTTTCGGCCGTCGGAAAATGGCCGTTTCTCCGGCAGATGTGTATGCCATGGTGGTGTATCAGGTGGGGGCGCTCAGTGCTTTTGCCAAAGCGGCGGGCACCCGGCTCCAGCATGTAAAGCCCCACGGAGCCATGTACAATATGGCGGCCAAGGATCCGGCCCTGGCGGAAGCCATTGCCCAGGCCATTTATGATGTGGATCCGGAAATCATCCTGTTTGCCCTGGCCGGCAGCGAAAGCGTCAAGGCTGCGGAAAAGATCGGTCTGAAGGTGGCTTCGGAAGTGTTTGCGGACCGGAGCTATCAGGAAGACGGTTCCCTGACGCCCCGGACCCAGCCCGGTGCCATGATCACGGATGAGGATGCTTCCATTGCCCAGGTGCTGTCCATGGTGCTGAAGGGCCAGGTGACCACCCTCAGCGGCAAGGTGATCCCGGTGAAGGCGGATACCATCTGCGTCCATGGGGATGGGGAAAAGGCACTGCTGTTCACCCAGAAAATCCGGAAGGCCCTCCAGGAAAACGGGGTGGAAATCGCTGCTGCCGGAACCTTCCTGAAATAA
- a CDS encoding S-layer homology domain-containing protein, giving the protein MKRINQAVRKQTEKGRRVVPEQVAAGPEGKGKKLRSAALTLLILSALGNCTYAADTATGAGNGVAYGTGSNAPKAENVAIGKGAGISYSNGASNATGDIVVGNGANINNYASQGGSIAIGKNAKVENMAGGGEASFAFGQTTYSGSWFSSPRIPADPTKVVGSIAIGDNTFARTGSTMIGSHNYKGELGDTTVDSASTRTDALNVYATTIGANSFSNGAFTTSTGVYNIISSEYNGGRLANPVKNLGATINGALNSIESKTGSYYSGIANTISGVANRAFNSNGALIYGAGNEITNSVTSLSGVPSDSGASAKEFAEKLRTAIAASDSGGATLAIGGGNKADYTEKTAIIGVGNQVTGASAAVSSHNMVSGYKNTASNVQHVSVIGSGNTVKDTNTALLLGDKRTLSGATNSVVLGSADNMTTTDQKNVVILGHNANATAEGGVALGSGSLASVGAGEAGYDPSTKQASTDTSSTWVATGAAVAVGSGTELTRQITSVAAGTQDTDAVNVAQLKKVSAVLNQAAAEAGKHSTVSAGDNIQVQNTAGAGEAANYQVSMKKDIAVDTITAQKAYVGDGTIAAGSKEAVNGGQIYGIQKEVEKNTGDIRNLSGDVQNMSRSITKLDARVDRVGANAAALAALHPLDFDPDDKLDFAVGAGSYSGANAVALGAFYRPNEDVMFSLGGSVGGGENMVNVGATFKLGQHNHVSNSRVAMAKELKDLRKEVENLRGALADVAAGRKLDPTLTKLFPDVEKNHWAYNEIAQLYGNGIMEGYPDGEFKGDRMMTRYEFAMIVYREMQKGARLSERILNEFEPELERIRVDTIAKDSKGNPTIQRVRVIKGRG; this is encoded by the coding sequence ATGAAAAGAATCAATCAGGCAGTACGGAAGCAGACGGAAAAGGGCCGTAGGGTTGTGCCGGAACAGGTGGCAGCCGGACCAGAGGGAAAGGGGAAAAAGCTGCGGAGTGCCGCTTTGACCCTGCTGATCCTTTCGGCTCTTGGCAATTGCACCTATGCGGCAGACACTGCAACGGGAGCGGGAAACGGTGTTGCATATGGCACAGGGAGCAATGCCCCCAAAGCTGAGAATGTGGCCATTGGGAAGGGGGCGGGGATTTCCTATTCCAATGGCGCCAGCAATGCCACCGGGGATATTGTGGTGGGCAATGGAGCCAACATCAACAACTATGCCAGCCAGGGGGGCAGCATCGCCATCGGCAAAAATGCCAAAGTGGAAAACATGGCCGGCGGAGGGGAAGCCAGTTTTGCCTTCGGGCAGACCACCTACAGCGGCAGCTGGTTCTCTTCCCCACGGATCCCTGCTGACCCTACAAAAGTCGTCGGCAGTATCGCCATCGGGGACAATACCTTTGCCCGTACCGGCAGTACCATGATCGGGTCCCACAATTACAAGGGAGAGCTGGGAGATACCACGGTGGACAGTGCTTCCACCCGGACTGATGCCCTGAACGTTTATGCCACCACCATCGGGGCCAACAGCTTCAGCAATGGGGCGTTCACCACCAGTACCGGTGTGTACAACATCATTTCCAGTGAGTATAACGGTGGGCGGCTGGCCAATCCGGTAAAGAACCTGGGGGCCACCATCAACGGAGCCCTGAACAGCATTGAATCCAAAACGGGAAGCTATTACTCAGGGATTGCCAATACCATCAGCGGGGTGGCCAACCGGGCTTTCAATTCCAACGGGGCCCTGATTTACGGGGCGGGGAATGAAATCACCAATTCGGTAACAAGTCTGAGTGGTGTCCCTTCAGACAGCGGAGCTTCCGCCAAAGAATTTGCGGAAAAACTGAGGACCGCCATTGCCGCTTCTGACAGCGGCGGCGCCACCCTGGCCATCGGTGGTGGGAACAAGGCAGATTACACCGAGAAGACGGCTATCATCGGGGTGGGAAACCAGGTGACCGGGGCCAGCGCAGCCGTCAGCAGCCACAATATGGTATCCGGATACAAGAATACCGCTTCCAATGTCCAGCATGTGTCCGTAATCGGGTCCGGCAATACGGTGAAAGATACGAATACGGCGTTGCTGCTGGGGGACAAAAGGACTTTGTCCGGGGCCACCAACAGCGTTGTGCTGGGGTCAGCAGATAATATGACCACCACGGACCAGAAGAATGTGGTGATCCTGGGGCACAATGCCAACGCTACTGCAGAAGGGGGAGTGGCCCTGGGAAGCGGTTCCCTGGCATCGGTGGGAGCCGGGGAAGCCGGCTATGATCCCTCCACCAAACAGGCTTCCACGGATACCTCCTCCACCTGGGTGGCGACGGGAGCCGCAGTGGCCGTGGGCAGCGGAACGGAGCTGACCCGGCAGATCACCAGTGTGGCCGCCGGGACCCAGGATACGGATGCCGTCAATGTGGCCCAGTTGAAAAAAGTCAGCGCGGTACTGAACCAGGCAGCAGCAGAAGCAGGGAAACATTCCACTGTTTCGGCAGGGGACAATATCCAGGTGCAGAATACTGCGGGTGCCGGAGAAGCAGCCAATTATCAGGTGTCGATGAAAAAAGACATTGCCGTGGACACCATTACTGCCCAGAAAGCGTATGTGGGAGATGGGACCATTGCAGCAGGTTCCAAAGAAGCTGTCAATGGGGGCCAGATCTATGGCATCCAGAAAGAGGTGGAGAAAAACACGGGAGATATCAGGAATCTTTCTGGAGATGTCCAGAACATGAGCCGTTCCATCACCAAACTGGATGCCCGGGTGGACCGGGTGGGGGCCAATGCGGCAGCCCTGGCGGCTCTCCATCCTCTGGATTTCGATCCGGATGACAAACTGGACTTTGCGGTGGGGGCCGGCAGCTACAGCGGGGCCAATGCCGTGGCCCTGGGGGCCTTCTACCGGCCCAATGAGGATGTGATGTTCAGCCTGGGCGGCAGCGTGGGCGGCGGAGAAAACATGGTGAATGTGGGTGCCACCTTCAAACTGGGTCAGCACAACCATGTGTCCAACAGCCGGGTGGCCATGGCCAAGGAACTGAAAGATCTGCGGAAGGAAGTGGAAAACCTCCGGGGCGCCCTGGCCGATGTGGCCGCCGGACGGAAGCTGGATCCCACTCTGACCAAACTGTTCCCGGATGTGGAAAAGAACCACTGGGCCTACAACGAAATCGCCCAGCTCTACGGGAACGGCATCATGGAAGGGTATCCGGATGGAGAATTCAAAGGCGACCGGATGATGACCCGGTATGAATTCGCCATGATCGTCTATCGGGAAATGCAGAAAGGCGCCCGGCTCAGCGAACGGATCCTCAACGAATTCGAACCGGAACTGGAACGGATCCGGGTGGATACCATTGCCAAAGACAGCAAAGGGAATCCCACCATCCAGCGGGTACGGGTGATCAAAGGAAGAGGATAA
- the mutY gene encoding A/G-specific adenine glycosylase: MKRNDWPETLLAWFDGSRRALPWREEHPRNPYHVWVSEIMLQQTRTETVKGYFQRWMEQFPTIRDLAQAPEEQVLRAWQGLGYYSRARNLHKAARQVMAEWGGQLPRERKALGSLAGIGAYTVGAILSMAFGEKIPAVDGNLLRVLSRLYGVEEDISGTQGKKTITALAEEAIPGDRPGDFNEALMDLGAEVCIPRHPRCEACPLTAFCQAWKEGKTETLPVKKPKAPQKELAAACGLVVREGRYLFHKRPAKGMLASMWEFPMVLEPGAEKARSSLVKLLETEAGPAVWQHRHVFTHQIWNMTAYVMERAEVPGGEWSWFSPEEWEKVPLAGPHAKLADWLKKTVDRNEKV, encoded by the coding sequence ATGAAAAGAAATGACTGGCCGGAAACCCTGCTGGCCTGGTTCGACGGCAGTCGGCGGGCGCTGCCCTGGCGGGAGGAGCATCCCCGGAATCCCTACCATGTATGGGTGTCGGAAATCATGCTCCAGCAGACCCGGACCGAAACGGTAAAAGGATATTTCCAGCGGTGGATGGAACAGTTTCCCACCATCCGGGATCTGGCCCAGGCCCCGGAAGAACAGGTACTCCGGGCCTGGCAGGGCCTGGGCTATTACAGCCGGGCCCGGAATCTCCACAAGGCGGCCCGGCAGGTGATGGCGGAATGGGGTGGTCAGCTTCCCCGGGAACGGAAGGCTCTGGGGAGTCTGGCGGGCATCGGGGCCTATACGGTGGGCGCCATCCTTTCCATGGCCTTTGGAGAGAAGATCCCGGCGGTGGACGGGAATCTGCTCCGGGTGCTGTCCCGGCTGTACGGGGTGGAAGAGGACATTTCCGGGACCCAAGGGAAGAAAACCATCACGGCCCTGGCGGAAGAAGCCATTCCCGGGGACCGGCCGGGAGATTTCAACGAAGCCCTGATGGATCTGGGAGCGGAAGTGTGCATCCCCCGGCATCCCCGGTGTGAAGCCTGTCCCCTGACCGCTTTCTGTCAGGCCTGGAAAGAGGGGAAGACAGAAACCCTTCCCGTTAAAAAGCCCAAGGCTCCGCAGAAGGAACTGGCTGCGGCCTGCGGACTGGTGGTCCGGGAGGGTCGGTATCTGTTCCACAAGCGGCCGGCCAAAGGGATGCTGGCCTCCATGTGGGAATTTCCCATGGTACTGGAGCCTGGGGCAGAAAAGGCCCGGAGCAGCCTGGTAAAACTGCTGGAAACGGAAGCTGGTCCTGCCGTGTGGCAGCATCGCCATGTGTTTACCCATCAGATCTGGAACATGACTGCCTATGTGATGGAAAGAGCGGAAGTCCCGGGGGGAGAGTGGTCCTGGTTCAGCCCGGAAGAGTGGGAAAAGGTCCCGCTGGCCGGTCCCCATGCCAAATTGGCCGATTGGCTGAAAAAAACTGTTGACAGAAATGAGAAGGTTTGA
- a CDS encoding NRAMP family divalent metal transporter yields MKKESNISVLLGAAFLMATSAIGPGFLTQTTVFTGQLGASFGFAILAMIIIDAIAQLNVWRVIAVAKKPGQDIANMVLPGLGYLVSAFVVFGGLAFNIGNLGGAGLGLNVLFGISPIVGALISAAIAIFIFSSKEAGTLMDKFAQIAGGVMVLLTIYVAVTSHPPVGEAVTKTFVPDHIDLMSIVTLVGGSVGGYITFAGGHRLLDAGICGVDKLDEVNRSSLTGIGITSVMRVFLFLAALGVISQGYTLDPANPPASVFKLAVGEVGYKIFGVVMWSAAITSVIGCAYTSVSFIRTFSEGLNKNYRYLIIGFIIFSAAVFAFIGKPVKVLILAGALNGLILPLVLGALLLAARKKTVVGDYHHPQFLTVTGWIIFAVMLCLAVETASKLLPKLLG; encoded by the coding sequence ATGAAAAAAGAATCCAACATCAGCGTACTGCTGGGTGCTGCCTTCCTGATGGCCACATCCGCCATCGGACCGGGCTTCCTGACCCAGACTACGGTATTTACCGGCCAGCTGGGGGCCAGCTTCGGCTTTGCCATCCTGGCCATGATCATCATCGATGCCATTGCCCAGCTGAATGTGTGGCGGGTGATTGCTGTGGCCAAAAAGCCCGGCCAGGACATTGCCAACATGGTGCTGCCGGGCCTGGGCTATCTGGTGTCCGCCTTTGTGGTGTTCGGGGGCCTGGCCTTCAACATCGGCAACCTGGGGGGTGCCGGCCTGGGGCTGAATGTGCTGTTCGGGATCTCTCCCATTGTGGGGGCTTTGATCAGCGCGGCCATTGCCATCTTCATTTTTTCCAGCAAGGAAGCCGGCACTCTGATGGACAAGTTCGCCCAGATCGCCGGAGGTGTCATGGTGCTCCTGACCATCTATGTGGCGGTCACTTCCCATCCTCCGGTGGGGGAAGCAGTGACCAAGACTTTTGTGCCTGACCATATCGACCTGATGTCCATTGTGACCCTGGTAGGGGGCAGCGTGGGCGGCTACATCACCTTCGCCGGCGGCCACCGGCTGCTGGATGCGGGCATCTGCGGGGTGGACAAGCTGGACGAAGTGAACCGCAGTTCTCTGACGGGCATCGGGATCACCAGTGTCATGCGGGTGTTCCTGTTCCTGGCGGCTCTGGGGGTCATCAGCCAGGGCTATACCCTGGATCCGGCCAACCCGCCGGCCTCTGTGTTCAAACTGGCCGTAGGGGAAGTGGGCTACAAGATCTTCGGGGTGGTCATGTGGTCCGCGGCCATCACTTCCGTCATCGGCTGCGCCTACACCTCTGTTTCTTTCATCCGGACCTTCAGTGAAGGCCTGAACAAAAATTACCGGTATCTGATCATTGGATTTATCATTTTTTCTGCTGCCGTCTTTGCCTTCATCGGCAAACCGGTGAAGGTGCTGATCCTGGCCGGGGCCCTGAACGGGCTGATCCTGCCGCTGGTGCTGGGGGCTCTGCTCCTGGCCGCCCGGAAGAAGACCGTGGTGGGGGATTATCATCATCCCCAGTTCCTCACCGTCACCGGCTGGATCATCTTTGCCGTAATGCTCTGCCTGGCAGTGGAAACCGCAAGCAAATTACTGCCCAAACTGTTGGGATAG
- a CDS encoding NRAMP family divalent metal transporter, whose amino-acid sequence MKESNWSVLLGAAFLMATSAIGPGFLTQTTVFTGKLGASFGFVILATILIHAITQLNVWRIIAAAKKPGQDIANALLPGLGYFVSALVVAGGLAFNIGNVGGAGLGLNVLLGVSPVTGALISTVIAVFIFLNKSAGALMDRFAQIVGGFMVLLTIYVAVTSHPPVGLALAKTVMPDTVDVMSIVTLVGGSVGGYITFAGGHRLLDAGITGVENMKEVNKSSAMGIGITSLMRILLFLATLGVISQGLTLDPANPPASVFKLAAGDLGYKIFGLVMWSAAITSVVGCAYTSVSFIRTFSPTLEKYHRYLIIGFILFSSFIFSFIGKPVMVLVVVGALNGLILPIVLGSLLLAAKKEKIVGAYRHSSFLFYTGWLVFAVMLYMSLQTILKMLG is encoded by the coding sequence ATGAAAGAATCCAACTGGAGTGTACTGCTGGGGGCGGCCTTCCTGATGGCCACCTCGGCCATCGGACCGGGGTTCCTGACCCAGACCACCGTGTTCACCGGCAAGCTGGGGGCCAGCTTCGGTTTTGTGATCCTGGCCACCATCCTGATCCACGCCATTACTCAGCTGAATGTGTGGCGGATCATTGCGGCGGCCAAAAAGCCCGGCCAGGATATTGCCAACGCCCTCTTGCCCGGGCTGGGGTATTTCGTATCGGCTCTGGTGGTGGCCGGGGGCCTGGCCTTCAACATCGGCAATGTAGGGGGCGCGGGCCTGGGGCTCAATGTGCTGCTGGGGGTGTCCCCGGTGACCGGGGCTCTCATCAGCACGGTGATTGCTGTGTTCATCTTCCTGAATAAAAGTGCCGGGGCCCTCATGGACCGGTTCGCCCAGATCGTGGGGGGCTTCATGGTGCTCCTGACCATCTATGTGGCCGTTACCTCCCATCCTCCGGTGGGGCTGGCTCTGGCCAAAACCGTCATGCCGGATACGGTGGATGTGATGTCCATCGTGACCCTGGTAGGGGGCAGTGTGGGCGGCTACATCACCTTCGCCGGCGGCCACCGGCTGCTGGATGCGGGGATCACCGGGGTGGAAAACATGAAGGAGGTCAACAAGAGCTCGGCCATGGGCATCGGCATCACCAGCCTGATGCGGATCCTGCTGTTTTTGGCCACACTGGGGGTCATTTCCCAGGGGCTGACCCTGGATCCGGCCAACCCGCCGGCTTCTGTGTTCAAACTGGCAGCCGGTGACCTGGGCTACAAGATCTTCGGTCTGGTCATGTGGTCTGCGGCCATTACCTCCGTGGTGGGCTGTGCCTATACCTCTGTTTCCTTTATCCGGACCTTCAGCCCCACCCTGGAAAAATATCACCGGTATCTGATTATCGGCTTCATCCTGTTCTCCTCCTTCATTTTCTCCTTCATCGGCAAACCGGTAATGGTGCTGGTGGTGGTGGGGGCTCTCAACGGGCTGATCCTGCCCATTGTGCTGGGCTCTCTGCTGCTGGCGGCCAAGAAGGAAAAAATCGTGGGGGCCTACCGTCATTCCTCCTTCCTGTTCTATACAGGCTGGCTGGTCTTTGCAGTGATGCTGTACATGAGCCTCCAGACCATCCTGAAGATGCTGGGCTGA
- a CDS encoding 8-oxo-dGTP diphosphatase: MRDTSLVYLLDGAGRVLLGRKRRGMGVGKWNGFGGKIEPGETMRQCAARELREESGITVRPEDLDLAADLYFDQPSDGRWSHGGMVYFVRKWQGEPHLSEEMEPRWFSLDQLPYEEMWEADRIWLPQLLAGKQLRGTILFAPDGDHVIQSIFQEVHLDEKK, from the coding sequence ATGAGGGATACATCGCTGGTGTACCTGCTGGATGGTGCCGGCCGGGTGCTGCTGGGGCGGAAGCGCCGGGGTATGGGCGTGGGAAAATGGAACGGGTTCGGGGGCAAGATCGAACCGGGAGAGACCATGCGCCAGTGTGCCGCCCGGGAGCTCCGGGAAGAAAGCGGCATCACCGTCCGGCCGGAAGATCTGGATCTGGCGGCGGACCTGTATTTCGATCAGCCTTCTGATGGCCGCTGGTCCCACGGGGGCATGGTGTATTTTGTCCGGAAATGGCAGGGCGAGCCCCATCTGTCGGAAGAAATGGAACCCCGGTGGTTCTCTCTGGACCAGCTGCCTTATGAGGAAATGTGGGAGGCCGACCGGATCTGGCTGCCCCAGCTGCTGGCGGGGAAACAGCTCCGGGGGACCATCCTCTTTGCTCCGGACGGGGATCATGTGATCCAATCAATTTTTCAGGAGGTCCATCTGGATGAAAAGAAATGA
- a CDS encoding biotin-dependent carboxyltransferase family protein, which produces MKIIVKKGGPLTTLQDTGRYGFQKYGVLVSGAMDLFSLKLGNILVGNKESEGALEMTMSGPFLKLPAGLVFALTGADLGAKLGGKPVPLNRAVYVKEDSALSFGFAAKGARGYLTVAGGFAVPEVMNSKSTYLRAKIGGVGGAPLADGTELETGDLTAEQEKLAAALAGLGGKPFSTLGWSVGTESLFAGEPIRVTQGLQADWFSNATLHAFFRSGYTITAQSDRMGYRLSGTPLPYKDSSLEMISEPVTFGSIQVPADGNPIILMADRQTTGGYAKIGQVIQADLSRLAQMKPGQTIYFQPVTLTQAEEALARQADFLTDAAKMVKR; this is translated from the coding sequence ATGAAGATCATCGTGAAAAAAGGCGGCCCTCTCACCACGCTGCAGGATACGGGGCGGTACGGATTCCAGAAGTACGGGGTCCTGGTCAGTGGGGCCATGGACCTGTTCAGCCTGAAGCTGGGAAATATCCTGGTGGGCAACAAAGAAAGCGAAGGGGCCCTGGAAATGACCATGAGCGGGCCTTTCCTGAAACTGCCGGCTGGCCTGGTTTTTGCCCTGACCGGGGCGGACCTGGGAGCCAAACTGGGGGGCAAACCCGTGCCTCTCAACCGGGCGGTGTATGTGAAGGAAGACAGTGCCCTGTCCTTCGGTTTTGCGGCAAAAGGCGCCCGGGGCTATCTGACGGTGGCTGGGGGCTTTGCAGTGCCGGAAGTGATGAACAGCAAGAGTACCTATCTCCGGGCCAAAATCGGCGGGGTGGGAGGCGCTCCCCTGGCGGACGGCACGGAACTGGAAACGGGGGACCTGACGGCGGAACAGGAAAAACTGGCGGCAGCCCTGGCCGGACTGGGGGGCAAGCCCTTCAGTACCCTGGGCTGGTCCGTGGGGACGGAAAGCCTGTTTGCCGGGGAACCCATCCGGGTGACCCAGGGACTCCAGGCAGACTGGTTCTCCAATGCCACCCTCCATGCCTTTTTCCGCAGCGGCTACACCATTACGGCCCAGTCAGACCGGATGGGGTACCGGCTCAGCGGGACACCGCTGCCCTATAAGGACAGCAGCCTGGAGATGATTTCTGAACCGGTGACCTTCGGATCCATCCAGGTGCCGGCGGACGGGAATCCCATCATCCTGATGGCGGACCGGCAGACCACCGGGGGCTACGCCAAGATCGGCCAGGTAATCCAGGCGGATCTGTCCCGTCTGGCCCAGATGAAGCCCGGTCAGACCATTTACTTCCAACCGGTGACACTGACCCAGGCGGAAGAAGCCCTGGCCCGGCAGGCGGATTTCCTGACGGATGCGGCGAAAATGGTGAAACGGTAA